A single Lolium perenne isolate Kyuss_39 chromosome 6, Kyuss_2.0, whole genome shotgun sequence DNA region contains:
- the LOC127308716 gene encoding uncharacterized protein, which yields MAGTKLATLWFIVFLSIGLANAGRVARYSSSQGTGSGGGGGGGEVNGGGSGSGSGAGYGQSSRSGAHASSGGGGEGGGGSQYDGTGSGSGSGAGSGSGGYSEDMYEGDVAGSSNSGGTGGGGGGGQATGDHYGSSGYGSGSGSGSGSSDATNKYYEENTYANAYSNGGGGGSGHGTNGGSGSGSGTGSGFGNANP from the coding sequence ATGGCAGGTACAAAACTAGCAACTCTATGGTTCATTGTATTCTTGAGCATTGGATTAGCCAATGCTGGAAGGGTGGCTAGATACTCTAGTTCTCAAGGAACAGGATCTGGAGGGGGCGGAGGTGGGGGTGAAGTGAATGGTGGTGGCTCAGGATCGGGGAGTGGAGCTGGTTATGGCCAGAGTTCAAGAAGCGGTGCGCATGCAAGCAGTGGAGGTGGAGGTGAAGGGGGTGGCGGTAGCCAATACGATGGTACTGGATCTGGTAGCGGGTCTGGTGCCGGCTCCGGCTCAGGTGGATATAGTGAAGATATGTATGAAGGTGATGTTGCTGGATCTTCTAACTCTGGCGGtaccggtggtggcggtggtggaggaCAAGCAACCGGAGATCATTATGGATCTAGTGGCTATGGATCTGGTAGTGGTAGTGGATCAGGCTCTAGCGATGCAACTAATAAATACTATGAAGAAAATACCTATGCAAATGCATATTCcaatggtggcggcggtggcagcGGACATGGCACAAATGGTGGGAGTGGAAGTGGCAGTGGCACTGGATCTGGTTTTGGCAATGCCAACCCGTAA